In a single window of the Polynucleobacter sp. MWH-UH24A genome:
- a CDS encoding TlpA disulfide reductase family protein produces MKLLRHLILCLALLPTMAMALTVGQTIELGQLQTLNSTPYAIPANNTKNTLIQVWATWCPFCKKQNAYLEKLYKELPPNSLNVITISIDKNPLLAKQYMENNQYTFPAAMMTPELQKSMGKVKGIPILIILDKNNKIIYREIGEIFPEEYADLKRFAKAP; encoded by the coding sequence ATGAAACTTCTTAGACATCTAATCTTATGCCTAGCGCTCTTGCCAACCATGGCCATGGCGCTGACAGTTGGTCAAACAATTGAGCTAGGGCAGCTACAAACACTAAACAGCACACCGTATGCCATACCGGCCAACAACACCAAAAACACCTTAATCCAGGTTTGGGCCACCTGGTGCCCATTTTGTAAGAAGCAAAACGCCTATCTCGAAAAACTCTATAAAGAACTACCGCCGAATTCACTCAATGTCATTACGATTTCGATTGATAAGAATCCATTGCTTGCCAAGCAATATATGGAAAACAATCAGTACACATTCCCGGCAGCCATGATGACTCCAGAATTACAAAAGTCGATGGGCAAGGTCAAAGGCATACCAATCCTCATCATCCTTGATAAGAACAACAAAATTATTTACCGAGAAATTGGGGAAATCTTTCCCGAGGAGTATGCTGATCTCAAGCGCTTTGCAAAAGCTCCATAA
- a CDS encoding YafY family protein, with translation MSDLERLHKINYMIQNQGCVPIEEFLTKLEISRATFKRDLDYLRDRMNAPIVYDRAMGGYRFDKPNAGDKFELPGLWFSEKEATALVLMQHLLSNLDTNGLLSPHIAPLMNIIDGILGQSEISAKELRKRIKVFGMSARKNILENFEEVGVSLLKRQRLHLSYYSKGKDELTERTVSPQRLIFYRDNWYLDAHCHMRKGLRSFVMDGIQAARVLEEKAIEVSEKELHENFAESYGIFSGKATQRAKLRFTPQKARWVAAETWHGQQVSSFDKDGNYLLEFDYNQDPELVMEIMKHGDGVEVLAPASLRKKVMDEHQKALKRYA, from the coding sequence ATGAGTGATTTAGAGCGCTTACACAAGATTAATTATATGATCCAGAATCAAGGCTGCGTGCCGATCGAGGAATTCTTGACGAAGTTGGAGATCTCGCGTGCGACCTTCAAGCGGGATCTTGACTACCTGCGAGATCGCATGAACGCGCCGATTGTGTATGACCGTGCAATGGGCGGTTATCGCTTTGATAAACCCAATGCGGGGGACAAGTTTGAGTTACCTGGTCTGTGGTTCTCTGAAAAGGAGGCGACTGCCCTCGTTCTCATGCAGCATCTCTTATCTAATCTAGACACTAATGGTTTACTGAGTCCCCATATTGCACCCCTCATGAACATCATCGATGGCATCTTGGGTCAGTCTGAGATTTCTGCTAAGGAGTTACGCAAACGCATTAAGGTTTTTGGTATGTCGGCTCGCAAGAATATCCTCGAGAACTTTGAAGAAGTGGGCGTCTCACTTCTAAAGCGTCAACGTTTACACCTCTCCTACTATTCCAAAGGTAAAGATGAATTAACCGAGCGCACAGTCTCGCCACAGCGCCTAATTTTTTATCGAGATAACTGGTATCTCGATGCCCATTGCCACATGCGTAAGGGGCTGCGCAGTTTTGTCATGGATGGTATTCAAGCTGCACGTGTTCTCGAAGAGAAAGCTATCGAAGTCTCTGAAAAAGAATTACATGAAAACTTTGCCGAGAGTTATGGCATCTTCTCGGGTAAAGCAACCCAGCGTGCCAAGTTACGCTTTACCCCCCAGAAAGCAAGGTGGGTTGCTGCAGAGACATGGCATGGGCAACAGGTCAGCAGCTTTGATAAGGACGGAAATTATCTGCTCGAGTTTGATTACAACCAAGACCCCGAATTGGTGATGGAAATCATGAAACACGGGGATGGCGTTGAAGTTCTTGCGCCAGCCAGTTTGCGAAAAAAAGTAATGGACGAGCATCAAAAAGCGCTTAAACGCTACGCATAG
- a CDS encoding DUF6152 family protein, with product MITILKRIILSCLLLNLVIAHAHHGWSEYDQTKTVKLTGTITQSGYEHPHGVVKLNADGKSWTIVLAPPFRMENRGLSKSDIANGAQVTVEGYINRSQPDELRAERITAGNKTVELR from the coding sequence ATGATCACAATCCTTAAACGAATTATTCTGAGTTGCCTCCTTTTAAATCTAGTAATCGCGCATGCCCATCATGGTTGGTCTGAATATGACCAGACCAAGACCGTGAAGCTCACTGGCACGATTACTCAGAGCGGCTATGAGCATCCGCATGGGGTGGTAAAGTTAAACGCGGATGGTAAGTCATGGACCATCGTACTTGCCCCACCCTTTCGGATGGAAAATCGTGGCTTGAGCAAAAGTGATATTGCCAACGGTGCACAAGTCACGGTTGAAGGCTATATCAATCGCAGCCAACCCGATGAGTTGCGCGCTGAGCGCATCACTGCTGGAAATAAAACGGTCGAACTGCGTTAA
- a CDS encoding DUF1080 domain-containing protein, with protein sequence MTRAWILGLVFCLTACSHLSTSSTDLIRDGKGLENFHQVGDANWRVENNLIVADRGKAGFLLTKESYKDVYIRAEFWAETDTNSGIFIRVTNPTKIAAASSYEVNIWDIRPEPKFGTGAIVDVAPVKTPITNLAGGKWNVMEIRAVGPEIIVKLNGIETTRVNDGRFKEGPIALQFGPGVKGAVGGPIRWRLVQVQRL encoded by the coding sequence ATGACGCGCGCTTGGATTCTTGGACTTGTTTTTTGTTTGACAGCCTGTTCCCACCTCTCAACCTCTTCCACTGATTTAATCCGCGATGGCAAAGGTCTTGAAAACTTTCACCAGGTTGGTGATGCAAACTGGCGAGTCGAAAATAATCTGATTGTGGCTGATCGTGGCAAGGCCGGATTTCTACTCACCAAAGAGTCTTACAAAGACGTTTACATTCGTGCCGAGTTCTGGGCAGAGACTGATACCAATAGCGGCATCTTCATTCGGGTCACCAATCCAACCAAGATTGCTGCCGCTAGTTCCTACGAAGTCAACATTTGGGATATCCGACCGGAGCCTAAATTTGGTACGGGGGCGATTGTGGATGTCGCTCCAGTGAAAACCCCCATTACTAATTTAGCCGGTGGCAAGTGGAATGTCATGGAAATCCGCGCCGTTGGTCCAGAAATCATTGTCAAACTCAATGGGATTGAAACAACGCGCGTCAATGATGGTCGCTTTAAAGAAGGTCCGATTGCTTTGCAATTTGGTCCGGGGGTCAAAGGTGCGGTCGGCGGGCCAATTCGGTGGCGCTTAGTGCAAGTTCAACGACTCTAA
- a CDS encoding DMT family transporter, whose product MRASALTFFYLTTAALMWAGNAIVGKILVQSSSPVLLNTIRWGVTALLLLPFAWRVLMPRSPLWTHRKRFLLLSLFGVGSYNVLLYLALQSSTPINVTLIGASMPIWAIVIGAVVYHERAQIRQIAGALISMVGVAVVIVRGDFERLIEIEFVAGDLWMVLATILWGAYSWMLAHPKQSTERSWPWAEFLFAQVGFGFCWSLVFAQTEYLLGLNYFTWNWQTLGMIGYVIIGPSLIAYRCWGLGVNQAGATVATFFTNLIPVFTAILSTLLLQKPPELYHGVAFAFILCGIVLSLSVPRRLT is encoded by the coding sequence ATGCGAGCATCGGCCCTTACTTTTTTCTACCTCACCACGGCAGCACTGATGTGGGCGGGTAATGCCATTGTGGGGAAGATCTTGGTGCAAAGCAGCTCACCCGTCTTACTCAATACCATTCGCTGGGGTGTAACCGCGCTCTTACTACTTCCATTTGCCTGGCGGGTATTGATGCCCCGCAGCCCATTGTGGACCCACCGTAAACGGTTCTTACTCTTAAGCCTCTTTGGCGTTGGTAGTTATAACGTCTTGCTGTATTTAGCCTTACAAAGTTCCACACCAATTAATGTCACTCTGATTGGGGCAAGCATGCCGATTTGGGCAATTGTGATTGGGGCCGTTGTTTATCACGAGAGGGCACAGATTCGGCAAATTGCCGGCGCATTGATTTCCATGGTGGGTGTAGCCGTTGTGATTGTGCGCGGGGATTTTGAGCGACTCATCGAGATTGAATTTGTAGCCGGTGATTTATGGATGGTGCTGGCAACCATTTTGTGGGGCGCCTACAGTTGGATGCTAGCCCATCCTAAGCAAAGTACAGAACGCAGTTGGCCTTGGGCAGAGTTCTTATTTGCGCAAGTGGGATTTGGGTTTTGTTGGTCTTTGGTGTTTGCGCAGACCGAGTATTTACTGGGATTAAATTACTTTACTTGGAACTGGCAAACACTCGGCATGATTGGCTATGTCATCATTGGGCCATCATTGATTGCGTATCGGTGTTGGGGGCTCGGGGTCAATCAAGCAGGCGCAACGGTAGCCACCTTCTTTACAAACTTGATTCCAGTGTTTACTGCGATTCTCTCAACACTGCTGCTACAAAAACCACCTGAGCTCTACCACGGCGTGGCATTTGCATTCATTTTGTGTGGTATCGTTTTATCCCTAAGCGTTCCGCGACGCCTTACTTAG
- a CDS encoding tripartite tricarboxylate transporter substrate binding protein, translating to MQLKQLLLGLCVLLGMTTGAWAQKYPDRPIKWIVPYPPAGTTDVIARIVAQPLSEVLGQQVIVENRPGGGNNIGTEAVIKAAPDGYTMLFVNPANGINATLYKNLPFNFVRDIAPVAGLVRTPNVMVVPPSFPANNVAEFLAYCKNNVSKINMASSGSGTSVHMSGELFKSMTSCNMLHVPYKGAGPALVDLMGNQVQVLFDNLPSSAGHIKSGKLKALAVTSANREPSLPNVPTVGETVPGYEATAWFGVGMPKGTPRDIINRMNAAINKVMSEPKVRERLAELGGVPITGTPDDFGKIIQAETDKWAKVVKFAGATAE from the coding sequence ATGCAACTAAAGCAACTATTACTGGGATTATGTGTATTGCTCGGGATGACAACTGGGGCATGGGCACAAAAATACCCTGATCGACCCATTAAGTGGATCGTGCCCTATCCACCTGCTGGAACAACGGACGTAATCGCCAGAATCGTAGCCCAGCCATTAAGCGAGGTGCTTGGTCAACAGGTGATTGTGGAGAACCGACCTGGTGGTGGTAACAACATAGGAACAGAAGCAGTCATCAAGGCAGCGCCTGATGGCTATACGATGTTGTTTGTTAATCCAGCCAATGGTATTAATGCGACTTTGTATAAAAACCTGCCATTCAATTTCGTTCGGGATATTGCCCCGGTGGCTGGACTAGTGCGTACCCCCAACGTCATGGTGGTGCCACCCAGTTTTCCTGCAAACAATGTGGCGGAGTTCTTAGCGTATTGTAAGAACAACGTGAGCAAAATCAATATGGCGTCTTCGGGAAGCGGTACTTCAGTACACATGTCGGGTGAGCTATTTAAATCCATGACCAGTTGCAATATGCTGCATGTCCCTTATAAGGGTGCCGGCCCAGCGCTGGTTGATTTGATGGGCAATCAAGTGCAAGTGCTCTTTGATAACCTGCCGTCTTCAGCCGGTCACATCAAGTCCGGAAAATTAAAGGCGCTTGCAGTAACCTCGGCCAATCGTGAGCCATCTTTACCCAATGTGCCAACCGTTGGTGAAACCGTGCCTGGCTATGAGGCGACTGCGTGGTTTGGAGTCGGGATGCCTAAGGGTACGCCTCGCGACATTATTAATCGCATGAATGCCGCTATTAATAAAGTAATGAGTGAGCCCAAAGTTCGTGAGCGCTTAGCTGAATTGGGTGGCGTTCCAATCACCGGAACACCCGATGACTTTGGCAAGATCATTCAGGCCGAGACCGACAAGTGGGCCAAGGTGGTGAAGTTTGCGGGAGCAACTGCCGAATAG
- a CDS encoding amidase, which yields MVNLELCFKTACEQAQLIRNKKISVTQLITAHLDQIERFNPTLNAIVTLTAESALEEAQAADAALAKQAPLGALHGLPVAHKDLFLTKGVRTTFGSPIYRDFIPEHDSLPVERLKKAGAISLGKTNTPEFGAGSQTFNSLFGTTPNPYDLTKTCGGSSGGGAVALATGMVALADGTDLGGSLRNPANFCNLVGIRPSVGRVPNWPDQLGWYTMSVAGPMARTVQDLALAMSVMSGPDDRSPIALDTPGSIFNAPLGRQFKGTKVAYSEDLGGLPVEPEVRQVMRAARSVFEQLGCEVIDDSIDLAEAGEIFMLWRAWRTELRISPLMKEHRHQLKDTVIWNAEQGLDLTGPQLARAEAKRTEIYLRMRAFMQRYQFFILPVNQVVPFSVDLDYPREIAGVKMETYIDWQKTAYFISAIGNPAISVPAGFTASGLPVGIQIVGGHRQDFEVLQMAYAFEQATRFGERRPPICLN from the coding sequence ATGGTTAATTTAGAACTTTGTTTCAAAACCGCCTGCGAGCAAGCACAACTCATTCGCAATAAAAAAATCAGTGTGACGCAATTAATCACTGCGCACTTGGATCAAATCGAACGCTTCAATCCCACCCTCAATGCCATCGTTACATTAACGGCCGAGAGTGCTTTGGAAGAAGCACAGGCGGCGGATGCGGCACTCGCCAAGCAAGCTCCACTCGGTGCTTTGCATGGCTTACCTGTTGCACACAAGGATTTATTTTTGACCAAGGGAGTACGCACCACCTTTGGATCACCCATCTATCGGGATTTCATTCCCGAGCACGATTCATTACCCGTTGAGCGACTTAAAAAAGCAGGGGCGATTAGTCTTGGCAAAACCAATACACCCGAGTTTGGGGCTGGCAGTCAAACTTTTAACAGTCTTTTTGGCACCACCCCTAATCCCTATGACTTAACCAAGACCTGCGGTGGCTCATCTGGTGGAGGGGCGGTTGCTTTAGCAACGGGGATGGTCGCCTTGGCCGATGGCACGGATCTCGGCGGCTCGCTACGCAACCCCGCTAATTTTTGCAATCTTGTTGGGATTCGTCCATCGGTTGGTCGCGTGCCCAATTGGCCAGATCAGCTGGGTTGGTACACCATGAGTGTGGCAGGCCCCATGGCTCGCACAGTGCAAGATCTTGCACTGGCCATGTCGGTGATGTCAGGGCCCGATGATCGTTCACCGATTGCGTTAGATACACCCGGTTCTATCTTTAATGCTCCTTTGGGTCGTCAGTTCAAGGGTACTAAAGTGGCGTATAGCGAAGATCTTGGGGGCTTACCGGTTGAACCCGAAGTGCGGCAGGTCATGCGAGCCGCGCGCAGTGTTTTTGAGCAACTGGGTTGCGAAGTGATCGACGACAGTATTGATCTTGCAGAGGCCGGTGAGATCTTTATGCTCTGGCGCGCTTGGCGTACCGAGCTACGCATTAGTCCCTTAATGAAAGAGCATCGGCATCAACTCAAAGACACCGTGATCTGGAATGCTGAACAGGGTCTTGACTTAACCGGTCCCCAACTGGCGCGCGCCGAGGCCAAGCGCACTGAGATTTATCTCCGCATGCGGGCATTTATGCAGCGCTATCAATTTTTTATTCTGCCCGTGAATCAAGTCGTGCCATTCTCGGTCGACCTGGATTACCCGCGCGAGATTGCGGGGGTGAAGATGGAAACCTATATTGATTGGCAGAAAACCGCCTACTTCATTAGTGCGATAGGCAATCCAGCGATTTCAGTGCCTGCAGGATTTACTGCTTCGGGTTTACCTGTAGGCATACAGATTGTTGGAGGCCACCGTCAGGACTTTGAGGTATTGCAGATGGCGTACGCTTTTGAGCAAGCCACCCGTTTTGGGGAGCGTCGACCCCCGATTTGCCTCAATTGA
- a CDS encoding malate/lactate/ureidoglycolate dehydrogenase, with the protein MPTLAHDVIEQQITNIVRAMGSSESEAQTVAHNLVLSNLKGHDSHGVGMIPRYVEAFLEGSLKLNQSVKVNSDLGSLLVLDAQQGYGQVAGEKAMRMGIERAERHGSCIVSLANAHHLGRIGHFAEIAALHGLVSIHLVNVLSSPVVAVWGGADGRHGTNPFCVGVPLKQQTPFILDFATSRAAQGKMRVAHNQGKKIPEGFLLDPQGRPTQDPSVVVKPNADGKMGALMPFGEHKGSGLAIACELIGGALTGSGTWKPRPMKSRAIWNGMLSILINPQQTTTQEQFDAEVASFMQWVKESPKANEDPVQIAGEPEQQKMQMRMQQGITIDEQTWGDIVEAAKRFGVSL; encoded by the coding sequence ATGCCCACCTTAGCCCACGACGTTATCGAACAACAGATTACAAATATCGTGCGGGCAATGGGGAGTAGTGAGAGCGAAGCGCAGACCGTTGCCCATAACTTAGTGCTCTCTAATTTAAAGGGACATGATTCGCATGGGGTGGGGATGATCCCGCGTTATGTTGAAGCCTTTCTTGAGGGTTCCCTCAAACTGAATCAAAGTGTCAAGGTCAATAGTGACCTGGGCTCTTTGCTCGTATTGGATGCCCAACAAGGATATGGGCAAGTAGCTGGAGAGAAAGCCATGCGCATGGGGATCGAGCGCGCAGAACGGCATGGCAGTTGCATCGTATCTTTAGCGAATGCGCATCATCTTGGTCGGATTGGTCATTTTGCTGAGATCGCTGCTCTTCATGGTTTGGTCTCGATTCATCTGGTGAACGTTTTATCCTCGCCTGTTGTAGCAGTGTGGGGCGGTGCGGATGGACGACATGGTACCAATCCATTTTGTGTGGGTGTGCCACTCAAACAGCAAACACCATTTATCTTGGACTTTGCTACCAGTCGAGCTGCTCAAGGAAAAATGCGGGTTGCGCATAACCAAGGCAAAAAAATTCCAGAGGGATTTTTATTAGACCCCCAAGGCCGACCCACGCAAGATCCCAGTGTGGTTGTTAAACCAAATGCCGACGGCAAGATGGGTGCGTTAATGCCGTTCGGTGAACACAAAGGTTCTGGCTTAGCCATTGCTTGCGAGCTCATTGGTGGAGCACTGACCGGGAGTGGTACTTGGAAACCCAGGCCAATGAAGAGCCGGGCAATTTGGAATGGGATGTTGAGTATCTTGATTAATCCCCAGCAGACCACCACCCAAGAGCAATTCGATGCAGAGGTTGCATCCTTTATGCAGTGGGTTAAAGAAAGTCCCAAGGCCAATGAGGACCCAGTACAAATTGCTGGTGAACCTGAGCAACAGAAGATGCAGATGAGAATGCAACAGGGCATTACGATTGATGAGCAGACCTGGGGTGATATTGTGGAAGCTGCAAAGCGATTTGGAGTATCACTGTAG
- the araD gene encoding L-arabinonate dehydratase produces the protein MSARKLKKPEELRSHRWYGVKDLRSFGHRSRTAQMGYTRADYAGKPVIAIINTWSDINPCHAHFRQRAEEVKRGIWQAGGFPVEMPAITLSEPFQKPTTMLYRNLLAMETEELLRSYPADACVLMGGCDKTTPALLMGAISMNLPTIFLPAGPMLRGDYQGQYLGSGSDVWKYWAELRAGNITESDWQNIENGIARSPGHCMTMGTASTMTSAAEALGLCLSGFASIPASDARHAQMASLTGRRIVEMAWEDLKPSDILTKASFDNAMTTVLALAGSTNAVVHMIAVSRRAGFPLTLDHIDALARRVPVLANLRPAGQYLMEDFYYAGGLRALLKQLSPFLDLQQHTVDGKSLGELIADAKVYQPEVIRSPDNALVPRDSLAVLKGNLAPDGAVIKPPAAEAHLLKHTGKAVVFKNYDDLAARIDDPQLDIDKDSVIVLQHAGPLGAPGMPEWGQLPIPQKLLKQGVRDMVRISDARMSGTSYGACILHVAPESYVGGPLAFVRDGDLIELDVPARKLNVLISDAEMAKRKSTWQAPPQKFDRGFGKMYSAHIMQANHGCDFDFLETKSAAGSGADPEIH, from the coding sequence ATGTCTGCTCGCAAGTTAAAAAAGCCAGAAGAATTACGCAGTCACCGTTGGTATGGTGTGAAGGACTTACGTAGCTTTGGTCATCGCTCACGGACAGCTCAAATGGGGTACACCCGCGCAGATTATGCAGGCAAGCCCGTCATTGCGATCATTAATACGTGGAGCGATATTAATCCCTGCCATGCGCATTTTCGACAACGTGCTGAAGAAGTAAAACGCGGCATTTGGCAAGCAGGTGGCTTTCCAGTTGAAATGCCAGCGATTACCTTATCGGAGCCATTTCAAAAACCCACCACCATGCTCTACCGCAATCTGTTGGCGATGGAAACCGAAGAATTATTACGCTCCTACCCTGCCGATGCATGTGTGTTGATGGGCGGTTGCGATAAAACGACTCCTGCTTTACTGATGGGCGCCATTAGCATGAACTTGCCCACCATATTTTTACCTGCAGGTCCGATGCTACGGGGTGACTATCAAGGTCAATATTTAGGAAGCGGTAGCGATGTCTGGAAATACTGGGCTGAGTTACGCGCCGGCAATATTACGGAGAGTGATTGGCAAAACATCGAGAACGGCATTGCACGCTCCCCAGGGCATTGCATGACCATGGGAACTGCCTCCACCATGACGAGCGCAGCTGAAGCGTTGGGTTTGTGCTTGTCCGGGTTTGCCTCGATTCCGGCGAGCGATGCACGCCATGCACAAATGGCAAGCCTCACAGGACGACGTATTGTGGAGATGGCTTGGGAAGATCTTAAGCCCTCGGATATTCTCACCAAAGCATCATTTGATAACGCAATGACTACGGTCTTAGCCCTTGCTGGTTCCACGAATGCCGTGGTTCATATGATTGCCGTCTCACGACGTGCTGGATTTCCGCTCACGCTCGATCACATTGATGCACTGGCAAGACGTGTTCCTGTTCTGGCAAATTTACGGCCCGCAGGTCAGTATTTAATGGAAGATTTTTATTACGCCGGTGGCTTACGTGCCCTGCTCAAGCAACTCTCGCCCTTTTTAGATCTGCAGCAACACACCGTTGACGGTAAATCCCTGGGTGAGCTGATTGCCGATGCCAAGGTTTATCAACCCGAGGTGATTCGATCTCCCGATAATGCCCTTGTTCCTCGGGATAGTTTGGCAGTTCTCAAAGGTAACCTTGCGCCCGATGGCGCTGTGATTAAACCACCTGCGGCCGAAGCGCACTTACTCAAACACACTGGCAAAGCCGTTGTTTTTAAGAACTACGATGATTTAGCCGCACGCATTGACGATCCACAGCTCGATATTGATAAAGACTCGGTCATTGTGTTGCAACATGCCGGCCCCTTGGGTGCACCTGGGATGCCCGAGTGGGGGCAATTACCCATTCCCCAAAAGTTACTCAAGCAAGGAGTTCGCGACATGGTCCGCATCTCTGATGCGCGCATGAGCGGGACCAGTTACGGCGCGTGCATCTTGCACGTTGCGCCAGAGTCTTACGTAGGCGGTCCACTCGCCTTTGTGCGCGATGGTGATTTGATCGAACTCGATGTGCCAGCCCGCAAACTTAATGTATTAATTTCGGATGCGGAAATGGCAAAACGCAAAAGTACTTGGCAAGCGCCACCACAAAAGTTTGATCGAGGCTTTGGCAAGATGTATAGCGCCCACATCATGCAAGCCAATCATGGCTGCGATTTTGATTTCTTAGAAACCAAATCCGCTGCAGGATCCGGAGCAGATCCTGAGATTCATTAG